A genome region from Cyanobacteriota bacterium includes the following:
- a CDS encoding SDR family NAD(P)-dependent oxidoreductase produces the protein MPSEQKTFLVSGVTSGMGKAFAQLIQAKGHNLIVLVRNKASIEDFNYERIIELDYAQPDRVEATFNNFKTKIDCFVNFAGLLPGKSYDEYDHQSLTELMNINVISPSLIIKSIVPYIKETGSIILLGSVSAQKGSYDDAYAASKGAIHSLVKSLALKLAPKIRVVGIAPALCNNTRMTEELVPGRYQHNLETIPLKQAAEVEDIAQITYFLSSDSSKFITGSMIDINGGQYLR, from the coding sequence ATGCCTAGTGAGCAAAAAACTTTTCTTGTAAGTGGTGTGACCTCAGGCATGGGTAAGGCTTTTGCTCAATTGATCCAAGCCAAAGGACATAATCTAATAGTATTGGTTAGAAACAAAGCATCTATTGAAGATTTTAATTATGAGCGAATTATTGAACTGGATTATGCTCAACCTGATAGAGTTGAAGCTACTTTTAACAACTTTAAAACCAAAATTGATTGCTTTGTTAACTTTGCAGGCCTATTACCAGGCAAATCCTATGACGAATATGATCACCAGAGTCTTACAGAGTTAATGAATATAAACGTCATTAGTCCAAGCTTGATAATCAAATCTATAGTTCCATATATTAAAGAAACTGGTTCTATAATACTCTTAGGTTCTGTATCTGCACAGAAAGGTAGTTATGATGATGCATATGCAGCAAGCAAAGGAGCTATTCATAGTTTAGTTAAATCACTAGCATTAAAGCTAGCTCCCAAAATTCGCGTAGTGGGGATTGCACCAGCTTTATGCAATAATACCCGAATGACAGAAGAGCTGGTTCCTGGTCGTTATCAGCATAACCTAGAGACCATTCCCTTAAAACAAGCCGCTGAAGTCGAAGACATAGCCCAAATCACTTATTTTCTAAGTTCCGACAGTTCCAAATTTATAACTGGCTCTATGATTGATATCAATGGTGGACAATATTTAAGATGA
- a CDS encoding FAD-dependent oxidoreductase: MIYDVAIIGAGIFGVKLGLLLAKKNLKVIILEKENNICMRASANNQARVHNGYHYPRSRETLIASHRHYDKFLREFESCINSDFTNLYILAKDSQVSSRNFKSLCDHHGLYCKEVNHEYKQYFNFDLIDDVYLSQELVFDINKIRTKLLEQIKEAGIELCLNTRIENIDIAPTIKLVSTNESFKAKKVFNVTYASINHLLKKQGLDIFRLKYELAEICLVDVPRDIKQLAITIMDGPFSSLLPFPTTKQYSLSHVKYSPHIKCYAKDGLPQSYEMIPDKLASNFDLMKEDISRFVPALSEMEYLQSFYETKALLESHEIDDGRPMLIKQHCDNFVSILGSKMDNIYDLELQLDNVLGACQIH; this comes from the coding sequence ATGATTTATGATGTAGCTATTATTGGTGCTGGTATTTTCGGAGTGAAACTAGGTCTTCTTCTTGCAAAAAAAAATCTGAAAGTAATCATTCTAGAAAAGGAAAATAATATTTGCATGAGGGCTTCTGCAAATAACCAAGCTCGAGTACACAATGGCTATCACTACCCACGTTCTCGCGAGACCTTAATTGCTTCACACCGTCACTACGACAAGTTTCTAAGGGAATTTGAAAGTTGTATCAATTCTGATTTTACTAATTTGTATATTCTTGCAAAAGACTCTCAAGTAAGCTCTCGTAATTTCAAATCTCTTTGTGACCATCATGGACTTTATTGCAAAGAAGTTAATCATGAATACAAGCAATATTTCAATTTTGATTTAATAGATGATGTTTATTTAAGTCAAGAACTTGTTTTTGATATCAATAAAATCAGAACTAAGCTTTTAGAACAAATTAAAGAAGCTGGTATTGAGCTTTGTCTAAATACTAGAATAGAAAATATAGATATTGCGCCCACCATCAAACTTGTTTCAACGAATGAAAGTTTTAAAGCTAAAAAAGTTTTTAATGTAACCTATGCCAGCATAAATCACTTACTAAAAAAACAAGGGCTAGACATTTTTCGTCTAAAATACGAACTTGCAGAGATTTGTTTGGTTGATGTACCAAGAGACATAAAACAGCTTGCAATCACTATTATGGACGGACCTTTTTCTTCGCTTCTTCCCTTCCCTACAACAAAGCAGTACTCTTTGAGCCATGTGAAATACAGTCCACATATCAAATGCTATGCCAAAGATGGTCTACCTCAATCTTATGAAATGATTCCAGACAAACTTGCAAGCAATTTTGATTTAATGAAAGAAGATATTTCACGTTTCGTACCAGCATTGTCAGAAATGGAATACTTGCAATCATTTTATGAAACTAAGGCATTGCTCGAATCACATGAAATAGATGATGGACGTCCAATGTTGATAAAGCAACATTGCGACAACTTTGTCTCCATATTAGGATCAAAAATGGACAATATTTATGATCTCGAGCTTCAGTTAGACAATGTTTTAGGAGCTTGCCAAATACACTGA